The window ATATTAATGCCATAAGCATTGCGAGAGGAACCTGCACGCCTCCGGCAACTACAGCCCACAGAACATTGTTTTTTACACTGCGCCAAAATACTTTATCACTAAAAATATCCCTATAGTTATATAACCCTTTAAATATAGGAGATGTAATCCCGTTCCACTCAAAAAGACTGGTTATTGATACATAGCCTACCGGTATAATAAAGAATAATGTAAATAGTGCAAGTCCCGGCAATATAAAGATGCAGATGTTTTTTATGTCATGTTTTTTAACTTCCATCGCTCCTGCCTCCATCATCCGAACCAACTCAAAATAATATAGTCGTTATTTTTACTTTGGCAGGCTGTAAAGCCTGCCAAAGCACTTCAATTTTTTGTATTGATTATAGTATTATTTATTTTGCAGCTTTTTTTAATTCTGCAACAAACTGCTCTGGAGTATATTCTCCAAGAATAAGACCTTCAAGTGCTGGTGGGAATGCTGTTACTACCTTTGTAGGCATTGCAGACTCAAATGTTCCTATCATATATGGAGCAGCAGTACTTTGTTCAATCATTGTAGCCTGAAGCTTTTCTGTTTGATCAGTAATCTTAGACTTGATAGTAAATATTGAACCTGATGAATTTGACAATTCAGTCACTCTGTCAACATCACAAATATATTTTAAGAACTTAACTATTGCTTCTTCTTTTGCAGGATTGTCCTGCTTAGCAGCAGCTATGTAAGCCTGAACTGCATTTACGTATGCTCCTGACTTACCGCCATTGTAGCCTAAACCTGCACTGATAGCCAGATTGTCATATAAGCCCTGAACACCTTCTTTTTTAATTCTGGATAAAATCCATGATCCGTTTGTATATATTGCTGATCTTTCATTAAAGAAATGTCCGTTTACAACTGTAGCATCAGCTCCAAGTGCATCAGGAGAAGTGTAAGTAAACATCTTTTGCATTATCTTTGCAGCTTCTACAAATGCAGGATCATCCAGTCCTTTTTGATAAACATCAGGTCCTCCTGCTGCTGCGAGCGCATATGAATACCAGAGCATTGAAGTCCATGCGTTTTTATTTGTCATCTGTGCAGTTGGGAATATCTTTTTAGCTTTTAGTGCATCACAGACTTTCCACAACTCTTCGTAAGTAGTAGGAACATTACTTATTCCCACGCTGTTTAATAATTTCTTATTAAACATTATTGCAATAACCGCATTCTCATATGGGAGTGCAAAGTTTTTGCCCTTGTACTGAGATGTCTTAATTACACCTTCTGCAAATTTATCAGCCCATTCCTTATCAGCCAAGTAGGAAGTGAGATCCATTAACTTACCTGATTCAGAATACAACTGTAGGTCTGCGCTTGATTTGAAGGTAAAAATATCAGGTGCATTACCAGTTGATATCATAGCCCTAATCTTATCTTCATAAGCATCATAATCTGTGTATTCTTCAATTTTTACTTCGATTTTAGATTCATTTTCCTTGTTGAATGAATTAACCATCTGACCAAAAACTTTTGCTTTTCCGTCTGTTCCAACCCAAATACTAGGGAAAGTGATTACAACCTTTTCAGTACCTGTACTTTTCCCGTTTGTTGAATTAGAGGTTGAATTTGTCGACTGGCTTACATCTGATTTACCACATGCTGCAAAAATCGCCATTGTCATTGAAAGAACTACCATTAATGCCATAATACGTTTGATAATCTTCCCCATAATTGTTAACCTTCTTTCTCATATTATTTTACCAAATAAAAATTTTACCCTGCTGTATGGATTTTAACATTGGGCACAAGCTATATTTTTAGGCATTTATACCAATTCTTCAATAAATTAAAACCTTTAATTTATTGAAGAAAAAAATAAAACTTGTCGGTGGCTATCCAGTCATTAAGTAACCCTTGGGTTCGTTATGTTACTAACAACTATACATATTCACCAAAAACATTAGTTTACAATGGCAATTATATATCATATATGATAAAAAGTAAACAGTTATTTTATATTTTTCGACTTAATAATACATTTAATAAATTTCACATTTTGTACGGTAAAATTATTTGTTTAAATATTTTAATTATGTCGCACTTCTTTAAGTATCTCAGTATTAATTGGCCTAATACGGGTACTCATGCAGCCATAGTATTTTAAGTCCAACGGATTGAAAGATTTTGATTACTATGATATTCTTAAATAAAGTTCTGCATAATATATTTTCTGGCTTTTTTATTAACACTTATAATTAATTTCTCTTTTACGATATTAATTACGAGATATATTTCCATATATTGTGTAGACAGCTTTATATTTTTTTGTAATATATTATATTTATAAGGAGACTCTATGATAAACTATTTAAAACAATTAAATCCTGCTCTGCAAATAAAAAGTATATTAGATGAAGCTTTTTTAAAGTATGGAAAAGTACTTGACCAATATGACTTTTCCCAATGTATTGAAATTACCAAAACCAAAGGTATTCCCGATTCCGGTAATGTGTATGTTGCAAGTGACGATGAACTAATGAGCACAGCTATTGCAAAAGAGCTTAGTAATAGGTTTTATGGTAACATGCCTATTCAGATAGGATATTGCAACGGTAACAGTACTATGCTCAACGCTCTGGAATACCACAAAGGCTCTGAGATAGATGTAGCTGTAACAGATTTGGTACTTATTTTAGCAGATATAAGAGATATTAAGCATAATCAACTGCCAAGTACATCAACTGAGATTTTCTTTGTTCCACAAGGAACTGCTGTTGAACTATATGGTACTACACTGCATTTTGCCCCCTGTAAAGTATCAGATAATGGGTTTATGAGTATAATAGTACTTCCTGAGGGAACTAATCAGCCACTCCCATCTATTCCGTCCCCCATATGTGAAGAGGATAAGCTTTTATGGATGCAGAACAAATGGTTAATTGCCCACAAGGATAGTATTCCGGCATCTAAAGGAGCATGTGTAGGAATAACAGGTGAAAATATTGAAATAAAATACAAATAATTTTAAGATAACATAATCTAAGGAAAAGAAGTGAGAACTATGGATCAATCCGCAAATGGAATTAACATGCTGGGAGTTAAGATAAAAAACAGGAGTTCAATTTTATATTTGATTTACCGTTCAGGTGGTATCTCCAGAAAGGAGATAGCCAATAAGCTTAATTTGACTCCGGCTGCAATTACTCTGATTACAACTGACTTGATTAACGAAGGAATCCTTGTTGAATCTGCAGTGGAACAAAATAACAATCGTAAGGGACGTAAAGAAATCCTTTTAGATATAAACAGAAAAAAATATGCAACTATCGGTATCTATATAAGTACTAATAAATTTCAGATACTATGTATGGACTTGAATAATATTGTTATTTTTGAAGATACAGTATTTACAGCTGATTGTCACAAGAAATCCTCAGCCATATTAGATAAGGTATGTACAATTTTGGAGCATAACCTTATTTATTATGATATAGTCAGAACGAGAACTATTCTGGGTGTCGGTGTAAGTGTTAAGGGTATTGTAAATTCCAGAGCCGGAGTGAGCATTAATTCTTATAACGTCTGGGAGGATAATGTTAATGTTGTTGAATATATTCAGAAAAGAATGAAGGTTCCCGCAATATTAACAAACAATATCTGTTCTCTGGCACATGGAGAAAGTTTTTTTGCAAACATGGAGCATCCCAAGGATATGCTGTTTATAAAATACGGCCCCGGTGTGGGAGCAGCCAGAGTATTTTATCAGGACACATTAAGTGTTTATGATTTCAATGCAATTCAACTGGGTCATACTATCGCAGACCCCAACGGTGCAATATGTGAATGCGGTAACCGAGGTTGTCTTGAAACCATCGCCGGATACGATGCTATCGAAAGAAATGCCGCCAATATATTATCAAACAAGCTGACGCCATATCTCTTCTCATACACAGACGGAAACACAGAAAATATAAATATAAAAAATATAATAAAAGCATACTATGATGGAGATAAATTGATAGAGGACATTCTTGACAGGTCTATTTATTTTCTGTCTATTGCAATAAAAAATGCAATGTGCTTGTTTGACCCAAAATCAATAATTTTGTACGGCGAACTTTTTGAAAACGAAAAATTCCGAAAGAATCTGTATATACATTTATCAAATTACTCAGGTTATGAAAAAGTAACCTTCAGCAGCTTCAATCTGCAATTGGAAACTCAAGGGCCTGCTTCAACCATAATAAACTTTTTCTTTGAAAACGGCGGCTTAATAGATACAAAGGATTAAATTATATTTTGCATAACTTGCGGGTTCTTCAGAACCCGCATTTATTATTTTAATGGCAAAAAAATAACTGATGCACAGTGAATATAATTTATTCTCTGTACATCAGTCTCTATACCTTAATCAGTTCAGCTTTTTTGCATTTCAGCTTTTTTCTTTTGCTCAAGCAATATTCCAAACGCTCCTGCTAAAACTATTGCTATTCCAATATACTGGCCCGACACCATAACATCTCCAAACAGGAGAAAGGCTACTATTGTCGCAACTATCGGCATCAAAAGCAGGAATACTTTAACAATCCAAACAGGGAAACGTCTAAGGTTATAATAATATACAATATAGATGAGAGTCTGTCCCAAGCCTGCGACCAATATCGCCACCAACAGCGGCCTGTTTTCAGTCAGCCTGCTGAGTTGTCCCATGGTACCCATAAATATCGACGTGCCAATAAACATAATCATAGTAATAAAATTATTATAATAAGCTACTACATTATCCGCCGCAGGATTCTTCTTGTCCAACTGAACGCTTTTAATTACAAAGGCGTTGATGGATACAAATAATGCGCTCAATATAAAGAATATATCTGCTTTATTCCCAATTTTGAACTTACTGAAATCAATTCCCATAACCATAAGAACACCAAATAGCATTATAAAGGTGTATGTCCAGTCCAGCTTCGTGAATTTTTCCTTGTATATTATAACAGAAATTAAATTAACAAAGATAATATCACATTTTAGCAAAGCTGTTCCTGCCCCTGCATGGGAAAGACTAAGTCCAATAAAGGCTGTTAAATCAAGGGAAAAACCCAGAACACCAATCAGTATTAATCTAAATAGAATGCCTTTTGTATTTAATAAAAGCTTTAGCTCGTTTCTTTTAAACATTATTACAGTTAAAAGAACCATAGTTATAAATCTAATAACAATTCCCACTGTAAAAACTGACATTTCCGAGACGGCTTTTTGACTTGCGACATAATAGCATCCCCATATGAATGCTAATAGCAATAAAGGAGCTGTTTGTTTTATTTTCATTAAATCATGTATCCCCTTACAAGTTTTAATAATTCGTCATAACCGCCAATAAACCCGGATACTGTGGTTCTGAAGCCGCCATATTTTTCGAATTCGTTATACTTCATTCCAAATTCGTCAAAGGATTTTTGAAATTCGCTAAGCTTTTTGAGTTGATTCATGTATTCTTCTTTAACAGGTATTTCAATTCTGCTTACAACTTCGATTTCACATGAGTTCAGTTTTTTATGCCAGTTGAAAGGAATAGTCATTGACAAATCCCCACCTATTAATTGTGACCAATGGTGATGGTTTCTGCATGCCGCTGAAAGCAATCTGGTTTTATAGCCTCTTTCCTTAAATATTCTGTAGGCTTCTTTCATAACAGCAACCCCTGACCATTCCATGATTTCAGGATCAACAATTATATCATTTTCGTCAGCATATTTCTTCATCCAGTCATCAGTCCTGCCTATCATTATTGTGCAAACAGGTGACATAGCGTCAGTTGACAGACCTTCAGCTTCTCTTCTCTTTAAACCTCTTTCAACAGCTTCGGCAACTGCAACAGCCTGTGCAACAGTGAAAGAAACAGTTGCATTAATACTGATTCCTCTGTAAGTTGCCTCTTCCATTGCCTTAATTCCTGCTTCTGAGGCAGGCATTTTTACCTGCATATTTTCGCCAAGGCTATTGATAACATCTGCTTGCTGTAACATTTTTTCAGTATCTCTGTAATACTTGGGATTAGTCTGAATTGACAGTCTGCCCTTTTTACCCTTTGACTCACTGAAAATAGAAAGAAGCTTTTTTGATCTAAGTTTACCTATTTCATAAATCAGAGCCCATGCCACATCTTCTTCAGTCATGTCTTTTCTTTCTGCAACCATTTCTTTTATACGCTTTTCCCAAATAGCCAATTCTCCCTTGATAACAGAACCTACTATAGCAGGATTACTTGTAGCACCAACACAGCCTCTCTCCAATGCGTAGTTCAGTTCGTTTTCACCACAGGAATCCATCCATATATCCGTATTTGGAAATTTAACTACCGTTTCATGTAATTTGCCCTTAAATGTGCTCATAATTTAACCCCCTGTATTTTTTAAATGCTTTTGTTAAGGCAATTACCATCAGTTTGTTATCTGAAAAGTAATTGCCCTATATTTTTACTACTCTATAACTTCGTAATTCATCATTTTTGCTGCCAGTCTCAATACATCTCTGTACTCTCCGTACAGCATAGCCAGATGGTGTGCGACACCTGTTTCTGTTACTGTATTG of the Ruminiclostridium papyrosolvens DSM 2782 genome contains:
- a CDS encoding DUF4867 family protein yields the protein MINYLKQLNPALQIKSILDEAFLKYGKVLDQYDFSQCIEITKTKGIPDSGNVYVASDDELMSTAIAKELSNRFYGNMPIQIGYCNGNSTMLNALEYHKGSEIDVAVTDLVLILADIRDIKHNQLPSTSTEIFFVPQGTAVELYGTTLHFAPCKVSDNGFMSIIVLPEGTNQPLPSIPSPICEEDKLLWMQNKWLIAHKDSIPASKGACVGITGENIEIKYK
- a CDS encoding transaldolase family protein, with translation MSTFKGKLHETVVKFPNTDIWMDSCGENELNYALERGCVGATSNPAIVGSVIKGELAIWEKRIKEMVAERKDMTEEDVAWALIYEIGKLRSKKLLSIFSESKGKKGRLSIQTNPKYYRDTEKMLQQADVINSLGENMQVKMPASEAGIKAMEEATYRGISINATVSFTVAQAVAVAEAVERGLKRREAEGLSTDAMSPVCTIMIGRTDDWMKKYADENDIIVDPEIMEWSGVAVMKEAYRIFKERGYKTRLLSAACRNHHHWSQLIGGDLSMTIPFNWHKKLNSCEIEVVSRIEIPVKEEYMNQLKKLSEFQKSFDEFGMKYNEFEKYGGFRTTVSGFIGGYDELLKLVRGYMI
- a CDS encoding ROK family transcriptional regulator, translating into MDQSANGINMLGVKIKNRSSILYLIYRSGGISRKEIANKLNLTPAAITLITTDLINEGILVESAVEQNNNRKGRKEILLDINRKKYATIGIYISTNKFQILCMDLNNIVIFEDTVFTADCHKKSSAILDKVCTILEHNLIYYDIVRTRTILGVGVSVKGIVNSRAGVSINSYNVWEDNVNVVEYIQKRMKVPAILTNNICSLAHGESFFANMEHPKDMLFIKYGPGVGAARVFYQDTLSVYDFNAIQLGHTIADPNGAICECGNRGCLETIAGYDAIERNAANILSNKLTPYLFSYTDGNTENINIKNIIKAYYDGDKLIEDILDRSIYFLSIAIKNAMCLFDPKSIILYGELFENEKFRKNLYIHLSNYSGYEKVTFSSFNLQLETQGPASTIINFFFENGGLIDTKD
- a CDS encoding ABC transporter substrate-binding protein; its protein translation is MGKIIKRIMALMVVLSMTMAIFAACGKSDVSQSTNSTSNSTNGKSTGTEKVVITFPSIWVGTDGKAKVFGQMVNSFNKENESKIEVKIEEYTDYDAYEDKIRAMISTGNAPDIFTFKSSADLQLYSESGKLMDLTSYLADKEWADKFAEGVIKTSQYKGKNFALPYENAVIAIMFNKKLLNSVGISNVPTTYEELWKVCDALKAKKIFPTAQMTNKNAWTSMLWYSYALAAAGGPDVYQKGLDDPAFVEAAKIMQKMFTYTSPDALGADATVVNGHFFNERSAIYTNGSWILSRIKKEGVQGLYDNLAISAGLGYNGGKSGAYVNAVQAYIAAAKQDNPAKEEAIVKFLKYICDVDRVTELSNSSGSIFTIKSKITDQTEKLQATMIEQSTAAPYMIGTFESAMPTKVVTAFPPALEGLILGEYTPEQFVAELKKAAK
- a CDS encoding DMT family transporter; the encoded protein is MKIKQTAPLLLLAFIWGCYYVASQKAVSEMSVFTVGIVIRFITMVLLTVIMFKRNELKLLLNTKGILFRLILIGVLGFSLDLTAFIGLSLSHAGAGTALLKCDIIFVNLISVIIYKEKFTKLDWTYTFIMLFGVLMVMGIDFSKFKIGNKADIFFILSALFVSINAFVIKSVQLDKKNPAADNVVAYYNNFITMIMFIGTSIFMGTMGQLSRLTENRPLLVAILVAGLGQTLIYIVYYYNLRRFPVWIVKVFLLLMPIVATIVAFLLFGDVMVSGQYIGIAIVLAGAFGILLEQKKKAEMQKS